In Niveispirillum cyanobacteriorum, the following proteins share a genomic window:
- a CDS encoding glycosyltransferase family 2 protein, producing the protein MAPIPPPAAPTSGDIVPPIGELLLAKGLMTVAQVERALELQRQWKVPFGDVVISQGMVKAREFYRTLADRFRLPFIDMMAERPEDGLADKSRVDEYSRLLLLPWKKEGDVVTVATADPGPKAMLFARQTYGPKTRMVVTSKFDIVWTLQRLFEDEFNHLAVHALADMDPTSSARTVVTPGQTLFLYGLLSVFLLGLAFAPIGTLITANIIMALFYLGNFFLKTILVWFGSDAKQVDRKVTDAEVAALHDDDLPTFTVLVPMYKEPEVLPILAAALRRLDYPIAKLDIKLVLEAGDHETINAAKALGLEGIFEIIRVPPTKPQTKPKACNYALRFARGEYLVIFDAEDQPEPDQLKKVVVAFRKAPENTACIQCRLNYFNANENWLTRMFTLDYSLWFDFMLGGLERLNIPIPLGGTSNHFRMDVLTKLHAWDPFNVTEDADLGVRLTQKGYRVGVVNSTTFEEANVSIPNWVRQRSRWIKGYMQTYLVHMRDPIHLYKSVGAGGFWGFQFFIGGTMLSGLLNPIFWGFYLIWLLIGGTWLDPLFPTALLYLSLFNLLAGNGLFTYISIIAPVKRGWTNLAPWGLTVIGYWALMSVAAYKALWQLVKNPFYWEKTQHGLSQTTKQEVAKALASMGQSS; encoded by the coding sequence ATGGCCCCCATTCCACCCCCTGCCGCCCCCACCAGCGGCGATATTGTCCCGCCCATTGGCGAGCTTTTGCTGGCCAAGGGGTTGATGACGGTCGCGCAGGTGGAACGGGCGCTGGAACTGCAACGGCAATGGAAAGTGCCGTTCGGTGACGTCGTCATTTCCCAGGGCATGGTGAAGGCGCGCGAATTCTATCGCACGCTGGCCGACCGCTTCCGCCTGCCCTTCATCGACATGATGGCCGAACGGCCGGAGGACGGGCTGGCGGACAAAAGCCGGGTGGATGAATATAGCCGCCTGCTGCTGCTGCCCTGGAAGAAGGAAGGCGATGTCGTCACGGTCGCGACTGCCGATCCGGGGCCGAAGGCCATGCTGTTCGCACGCCAGACCTATGGTCCCAAAACCCGGATGGTGGTGACGTCGAAATTCGACATCGTCTGGACGTTGCAGCGCCTGTTTGAGGATGAGTTCAACCATCTGGCCGTCCATGCCCTGGCCGACATGGACCCGACCAGTTCGGCCCGGACCGTGGTGACGCCGGGCCAGACCCTGTTCCTTTACGGGCTGCTGTCGGTCTTCCTGCTGGGGCTGGCCTTCGCACCCATCGGTACGCTGATCACGGCCAATATTATCATGGCCCTGTTTTATCTTGGTAATTTCTTCCTGAAGACTATCCTGGTCTGGTTCGGGTCGGATGCCAAACAGGTGGACCGCAAGGTGACGGACGCGGAGGTTGCGGCCCTGCATGATGATGACCTGCCGACCTTCACTGTCCTGGTGCCCATGTATAAGGAGCCGGAGGTGCTGCCCATCCTGGCGGCGGCGCTGCGCCGGTTGGACTATCCCATCGCCAAGCTGGATATCAAGCTGGTGCTGGAAGCCGGCGACCATGAGACGATCAATGCCGCCAAGGCCCTGGGCCTGGAGGGCATTTTCGAAATCATCCGCGTGCCGCCGACCAAGCCGCAGACCAAGCCCAAGGCCTGCAATTATGCCCTGCGCTTTGCCCGTGGCGAATATCTGGTGATCTTCGATGCGGAGGATCAGCCGGAGCCGGATCAGTTGAAGAAGGTCGTGGTGGCCTTCCGCAAGGCCCCGGAAAACACGGCCTGCATCCAGTGCCGCCTGAACTATTTCAATGCCAATGAAAACTGGCTGACGCGGATGTTCACGCTGGATTACTCGCTCTGGTTTGACTTCATGCTGGGTGGGCTGGAACGGCTGAATATTCCGATCCCGTTGGGCGGCACCTCGAACCATTTCCGCATGGATGTGCTGACCAAGCTCCACGCCTGGGACCCGTTCAACGTGACGGAGGATGCCGATCTGGGCGTGCGCCTGACACAGAAGGGCTATCGCGTCGGTGTCGTGAACTCGACCACGTTTGAAGAGGCCAATGTCTCCATCCCCAACTGGGTGCGGCAGCGGTCACGCTGGATCAAGGGCTATATGCAGACCTATCTGGTGCATATGCGCGACCCGATCCACCTGTACAAATCGGTGGGGGCCGGTGGCTTCTGGGGGTTCCAGTTCTTCATCGGCGGCACCATGCTGTCGGGCCTGCTGAACCCGATCTTCTGGGGTTTCTATCTTATCTGGCTGCTGATCGGTGGCACCTGGCTGGACCCGCTGTTCCCGACGGCCCTGCTGTATCTGTCGCTGTTCAACCTGCTGGCGGGCAATGGCTTGTTCACCTACATCTCCATCATCGCGCCGGTGAAGCGCGGCTGGACCAATCTGGCGCCCTGGGGCCTGACGGTTATCGGTTACTGGGCGCTGATGTCGGTGGCGGCCTATAAGGCACTGTGGCAGCTGGTGAAGAACCCGTTCTATTGGGAGAAAACGCAGCACGGCCTGTCACAGACCACCAAGCAGGAAGTGGCCAAGGCGCTGGCCAGCATGGGGCAGTCATCATGA
- a CDS encoding response regulator yields MILIVEDLEEVRELLSAQLTACGYGPIIKAGSAEEALAALDVERTDGEECPIDIVLMDIMLPVMDGITATCLIKENPRLADVPVIMVSSLEDEETLNQAFIAGAFDYVVKPATLVALRARVQSALRWRTEARRRRAREGELAELTADRRQTPAADPRGVTGLGWPGPAQCGQMLAERAQRSHPGAVLYAAIDDFGRLEEVDGADPAAALTRRVMELAAGLPGRIGDVLTMAGDGRLAVLFENNDAAAARDIAERLVDLVARARIPHPRSNAGPHVSLSAGFATGVEAASLARRALDQARAHGGARIIDGASLPPEDN; encoded by the coding sequence ATGATCCTGATTGTTGAGGATCTGGAAGAGGTCCGCGAATTGCTGTCGGCCCAGCTGACCGCCTGCGGCTATGGCCCCATCATCAAGGCGGGCAGTGCGGAGGAAGCGCTGGCGGCGCTGGATGTCGAACGCACCGATGGGGAGGAATGCCCTATTGATATCGTGCTGATGGACATCATGCTGCCCGTCATGGACGGGATCACGGCCACCTGTCTGATCAAGGAAAATCCCCGCTTGGCCGATGTGCCTGTGATCATGGTTTCCTCGCTGGAGGATGAGGAGACCTTGAACCAGGCCTTCATCGCCGGCGCCTTTGATTATGTCGTGAAGCCGGCGACGCTGGTGGCTCTGCGTGCCCGCGTGCAGTCGGCTCTGCGCTGGCGCACCGAAGCACGCCGCCGACGGGCACGGGAAGGCGAACTGGCGGAACTGACCGCCGACCGCCGCCAAACGCCCGCCGCCGATCCGCGTGGAGTGACGGGCCTGGGCTGGCCAGGACCCGCTCAATGCGGACAGATGCTGGCGGAACGGGCCCAGCGCAGCCATCCCGGTGCCGTCCTTTACGCCGCCATCGATGATTTCGGTCGTCTGGAAGAGGTGGATGGCGCCGATCCGGCGGCGGCCCTTACCCGCCGTGTCATGGAACTGGCGGCGGGCTTGCCGGGACGCATCGGCGATGTGCTGACCATGGCCGGTGACGGGCGGCTGGCCGTGCTGTTTGAGAATAATGACGCGGCTGCCGCACGGGATATCGCCGAACGGCTGGTCGATCTGGTGGCCCGTGCCCGCATTCCGCATCCCCGTTCCAACGCCGGCCCGCATGTCAGCCTGTCTGCCGGCTTCGCCACAGGGGTGGAGGCGGCCAGTCTGGCGCGCCGCGCCTTGGACCAGGCCCGCGCTCATGGTGGGGCCCGCATCATCGACGGCGCCAGCCTGCCGCCGGAGGACAATTGA
- a CDS encoding cache domain-containing protein gives MVILSLRNLMGATTGTIVLLLALVHGILSGWEAERVLNQEVGTSLAAVAEGLSSRLNGDMQARAALTQVLTQVEALGDPAVAQRIVDQMGDQDPALAWAGITDKDGKVVAGTRGILVGQSIAQRPVYVEGIKGTFMGDVHEAVLLAKLLPNVTGEPLRFVDVSAPIKGQDGSVRGVVAVHYSWDWARRLVTDPLSPMQGRSGLETILVAADNRVLLGPRDLLGSMLPLESTRRAREGMVGWRVERWPDGKDYITGFAADQRQRVVKGLAWTVLVRQPVEIAYAPADGIRYLIFWSGLGLAPLFGALGWLVANRIARPPQGSDR, from the coding sequence ATGGTGATCCTCAGCCTGCGTAATCTGATGGGGGCGACAACGGGCACCATCGTGCTGCTGCTGGCGCTTGTTCATGGCATCCTGTCCGGGTGGGAAGCCGAGCGTGTCCTGAACCAGGAGGTCGGTACTTCCCTGGCGGCTGTCGCAGAGGGATTATCCTCCCGTCTGAATGGCGACATGCAGGCCCGTGCCGCCCTGACCCAGGTGCTGACCCAGGTCGAGGCGTTGGGCGACCCTGCCGTGGCCCAGCGCATCGTGGATCAGATGGGTGATCAGGACCCGGCCCTGGCCTGGGCCGGGATCACCGACAAGGATGGCAAGGTCGTGGCTGGCACGCGCGGCATCCTGGTTGGCCAATCCATCGCCCAGCGCCCCGTCTATGTGGAAGGGATCAAGGGCACGTTCATGGGTGACGTGCATGAGGCGGTGCTGCTGGCCAAGCTGCTGCCCAATGTCACGGGAGAGCCCCTGCGCTTCGTCGATGTGTCGGCCCCCATCAAGGGGCAGGATGGTTCCGTGCGCGGCGTCGTGGCCGTGCATTACAGCTGGGATTGGGCGCGCCGGCTGGTCACCGATCCCCTGTCGCCGATGCAGGGGCGCAGCGGCCTGGAGACCATTCTGGTCGCCGCCGATAACCGTGTTCTGCTGGGCCCGCGCGACCTCCTGGGCAGCATGCTGCCGCTTGAAAGCACCCGGCGGGCGCGGGAAGGCATGGTGGGCTGGCGGGTCGAACGCTGGCCCGACGGCAAGGATTACATAACGGGCTTCGCCGCCGATCAGCGTCAGCGCGTGGTCAAAGGGCTGGCCTGGACCGTACTGGTCCGGCAGCCGGTGGAGATTGCCTATGCTCCCGCCGACGGCATCCGGTATCTCATTTTCTGGTCGGGCTTGGGGCTGGCCCCGTTGTTCGGGGCACTCGGCTGGCTGGTGGCCAACCGTATCGCCCGCCCCCCACAGGGATCGGACCGGTAA
- a CDS encoding YbjQ family protein encodes MILSTLENPAGYRVVRHVGLVQGSTVRSKHVGRDIMAGLKEIVGGELRGYTELLNEAREEATSRMRAAAEELGANAIISIRYGTANIGSGAAEVLAYGTAVEIVAEQAAS; translated from the coding sequence ATGATCCTGTCAACGCTGGAGAACCCGGCCGGATACCGTGTCGTGAGGCATGTGGGGCTGGTGCAGGGCAGCACGGTACGGTCCAAGCATGTGGGCCGGGACATCATGGCGGGGCTGAAGGAAATCGTGGGCGGCGAACTGCGCGGCTATACCGAGCTTCTGAACGAGGCGCGGGAGGAGGCAACCTCCCGCATGCGTGCAGCGGCGGAAGAATTGGGTGCCAATGCCATCATCTCCATCCGCTATGGCACCGCCAATATCGGCAGCGGGGCGGCGGAGGTGCTGGCCTATGGCACCGCCGTTGAGATCGTGGCGGAACAGGCCGCATCGTGA
- a CDS encoding heavy metal-binding domain-containing protein, giving the protein MSGPKPDLPPGFEWLEILEDLGNGDDLDISIWLGGVLAALLFNAAVLLLGAWLERRHDRRLLDMEAAMASVRVFTGRPPLDVVGKPQLVQAAIVMAPAPLGRLMLLIRRIIGGRVVTRQRDMQRTRRLALLRLREQAHGLGAGVLAGVDICQIGLGRGRFAMLATGTALVGAAPGPLPQVTEAIGAEPPRQRREIVIALAALILAAAATAEMDYLVDTYFGNFWRRWVFHIKE; this is encoded by the coding sequence GTGAGCGGGCCGAAACCCGATCTGCCCCCCGGCTTTGAATGGCTGGAGATTCTGGAGGATCTGGGCAACGGGGATGATCTGGATATCAGCATCTGGCTTGGCGGCGTGTTGGCTGCCTTGCTGTTCAACGCCGCCGTCCTGCTGTTGGGGGCGTGGCTGGAGCGCCGCCATGACCGGCGGTTGCTGGATATGGAGGCGGCGATGGCCAGCGTACGGGTCTTCACGGGCCGGCCACCGCTGGATGTCGTGGGTAAACCGCAACTGGTGCAGGCCGCCATTGTCATGGCACCGGCGCCGCTGGGCCGTCTGATGCTGCTGATCCGGCGGATCATCGGGGGACGTGTGGTCACGCGGCAGCGCGACATGCAGCGTACGCGGCGTTTGGCCCTGCTGCGCCTGCGTGAACAGGCGCACGGTCTTGGGGCGGGCGTGCTGGCGGGGGTGGACATCTGTCAGATCGGGCTGGGTCGGGGCCGCTTCGCCATGCTGGCCACCGGCACGGCCCTGGTTGGGGCAGCGCCGGGGCCGCTGCCTCAGGTGACGGAAGCGATCGGCGCGGAGCCGCCCCGGCAGCGGCGGGAGATCGTGATCGCGCTGGCCGCCTTGATCCTTGCCGCGGCGGCCACGGCGGAAATGGATTATCTGGTCGACACCTATTTCGGCAATTTCTGGAGGCGCTGGGTCTTCCATATCAAGGAATGA
- a CDS encoding PepSY-associated TM helix domain-containing protein — MKALDLLHRWAGGILGLVLALMGLSGALLVHKDAWVMAPGAGDALVRDAGPVAAAVGKIFADPARPESIIFASDSFGLHRLRTAKGAGAYADQAGTVVASWDSIWERPELWLFDLHHYLLAGEVGETFLGIVSLVGLFFVISGFILWWKLRRTFQFKLWPARMSRPAIIRHHRDIGVVLAPLLFVSCLTGAMLTLRPVADFVLSPLGSAKEWRAATAAPKVTGGPLADNPDWHAMLSAAQARFPEAEFRVLALPRKAGDLISLRLKQPDEWLPNGRTLIWFDPADGRVVDMRDALSMPAGQQAFQKVYPLHAAKVGGLAYRLLMTLSGLGMAVLGTLAVWTFWFKRPKKQAAPV; from the coding sequence ATGAAGGCGCTCGATCTTCTCCACCGCTGGGCCGGCGGCATCCTGGGTCTGGTCCTGGCCCTGATGGGCCTGTCCGGGGCCTTGCTGGTGCATAAGGATGCCTGGGTCATGGCCCCGGGTGCCGGTGACGCGCTGGTGCGTGATGCCGGCCCTGTCGCCGCGGCCGTGGGGAAGATCTTTGCCGATCCGGCCCGCCCGGAAAGCATCATCTTCGCCAGCGACAGTTTCGGCCTGCACCGGCTGCGCACCGCCAAGGGTGCCGGTGCCTATGCCGATCAGGCCGGAACGGTCGTGGCGTCCTGGGACAGCATCTGGGAGCGTCCGGAACTGTGGCTGTTCGACCTGCACCATTATCTGCTGGCCGGGGAGGTGGGGGAGACGTTCCTGGGCATCGTGTCTCTGGTCGGACTGTTCTTCGTGATCTCCGGCTTCATCCTGTGGTGGAAGCTGCGCCGCACGTTCCAGTTCAAACTCTGGCCCGCACGCATGTCGCGGCCCGCCATCATCCGCCATCACCGGGATATCGGCGTGGTTCTGGCGCCGCTGCTGTTCGTGTCCTGCCTGACAGGCGCCATGCTGACCCTGCGGCCCGTGGCCGATTTCGTGTTGAGCCCGTTGGGCTCTGCCAAGGAATGGCGCGCCGCGACGGCGGCACCCAAGGTGACGGGTGGCCCATTGGCCGATAACCCCGACTGGCACGCCATGCTGTCGGCGGCGCAGGCACGCTTTCCGGAGGCTGAGTTCCGGGTCCTGGCCCTGCCGCGCAAAGCCGGCGATCTGATTTCCCTGCGCCTGAAACAGCCTGATGAATGGCTGCCCAATGGCCGCACCCTGATCTGGTTCGACCCTGCCGATGGAAGGGTTGTGGACATGCGCGACGCCCTGTCCATGCCGGCGGGGCAGCAGGCCTTTCAGAAGGTCTATCCCCTGCACGCAGCCAAGGTCGGCGGTCTTGCCTACCGTCTGTTGATGACCCTGTCGGGTTTGGGCATGGCGGTTCTGGGGACGCTGGCCGTCTGGACCTTCTGGTTCAAGCGACCCAAGAAGCAGGCGGCGCCCGTCTGA
- a CDS encoding TonB-dependent receptor, translating into MRKSLSFLMISSSLIALPAAAQQAAKAQDDIDAIVVTAARTKLPANALPLTVDVIGSADLAQQAAISGSVVDAVATLIPSFSPTRQKLSGAGETLRGRSPLYAINGIPQSTPLRDGSRDGFTIDPFFVDRVEVIFGSNALQGIGGTGGIVNQVTVSAPKADGNSGRVLVQGTANDGFEGDSFGGKVAALLSHRDGRFDATVGAAYETRGAFYDANGRRIGMDSTQGETQDSASTNVFARFGYEVWEGARLDLIASRFELKGDGDYVAVTGNRARKLPGTSVKGNPPGTPAANRTESVALSLTDDDLAGGTLTSQIFFNRSRDTFGGDPLPIATFQDVRLAPNGTLFDQSQNRSRKTGGKIAYERAMPGFEDLTGTVGFDAIWDTTEQRLIATGRKWVPPTDFRSLAPFAQLNLALLDEKLRLAGGVRSENARITIDDYTTLASYGSRFVSGGSPSFSDTLWNGGVIVEPVDGLRAYASYAEGYTAPDVGRITRAITQVGIDLDNYLNINPIVSNNKEIGIEGDYGPFKGGATYFWSSSKEGQLLVLLNGVYEVQRQRVEIEGLELNLSYETPLPGLTLSGGYAHLKGRADSNNDGKVDVRLDGANISPDRLNLAATYAQDKITARVQTQTYLSGDVGSGNVFASFKGYTVVDSSIRYELPIGGVTLSVQNLLDRQFIDYNSQTQRLTDSQRYYAGRGRTLTVGWDYSF; encoded by the coding sequence ATGCGCAAGTCCTTGTCGTTCCTGATGATCAGCAGCAGCCTGATTGCCCTGCCCGCCGCCGCACAGCAGGCAGCGAAGGCACAGGACGATATCGATGCCATCGTTGTCACGGCGGCGCGCACCAAGCTGCCGGCCAACGCCCTGCCCCTGACCGTGGATGTCATCGGCAGCGCCGATCTGGCACAGCAGGCGGCCATCAGCGGATCGGTCGTGGATGCCGTGGCCACCCTGATCCCGTCTTTCTCCCCCACCCGCCAGAAGCTGTCGGGAGCCGGTGAAACGCTGCGCGGCCGGTCGCCGCTTTACGCCATCAACGGCATCCCGCAATCCACCCCGCTGCGTGACGGGTCGCGCGACGGCTTCACCATCGATCCGTTCTTCGTGGATCGGGTGGAGGTGATTTTCGGCTCCAACGCGTTGCAGGGCATCGGCGGGACCGGCGGCATCGTCAATCAGGTGACCGTGAGCGCGCCCAAGGCCGATGGCAATAGCGGTCGCGTCCTGGTCCAGGGCACGGCCAATGACGGGTTCGAAGGCGACAGTTTTGGCGGCAAGGTGGCGGCCCTGCTCAGCCACCGGGACGGGCGGTTTGATGCCACCGTGGGTGCGGCCTATGAGACACGCGGCGCCTTCTATGACGCCAATGGCCGCCGCATCGGCATGGACAGCACCCAGGGCGAAACCCAGGACAGCGCCAGCACCAATGTCTTCGCACGCTTCGGATATGAAGTCTGGGAGGGCGCGCGCCTGGACCTGATCGCCAGCCGGTTCGAACTGAAGGGCGATGGTGACTATGTGGCCGTCACCGGCAACCGCGCCCGTAAGCTGCCCGGCACGTCGGTCAAGGGCAATCCGCCGGGCACACCGGCAGCCAACCGCACCGAAAGCGTAGCCCTGTCCCTGACCGACGATGATCTGGCGGGCGGTACCCTGACCAGCCAGATTTTCTTCAACCGGTCGCGCGACACGTTTGGCGGCGACCCGTTGCCCATCGCCACCTTCCAGGATGTGCGTCTGGCCCCCAACGGCACCCTGTTCGATCAGTCGCAGAACCGGTCGCGCAAAACGGGCGGCAAGATCGCCTATGAGCGCGCCATGCCGGGGTTTGAGGATCTGACGGGCACCGTCGGTTTCGACGCCATCTGGGACACGACCGAACAGCGCCTGATCGCCACGGGCCGCAAATGGGTGCCGCCCACGGATTTCCGCAGTCTGGCTCCCTTCGCCCAGCTCAATCTGGCATTGCTGGATGAGAAGCTGCGACTGGCCGGCGGCGTGCGGTCGGAAAATGCCCGCATCACCATCGATGATTACACGACGCTGGCCTCCTACGGTTCCCGCTTCGTCTCGGGCGGCAGCCCGAGCTTCAGCGACACGCTGTGGAATGGCGGGGTGATCGTGGAGCCGGTGGACGGTCTGCGCGCCTACGCGTCTTATGCCGAGGGCTACACCGCCCCCGACGTGGGCCGCATCACGCGCGCCATTACCCAGGTGGGTATCGATCTGGACAATTACCTGAACATCAACCCCATCGTCTCCAACAACAAGGAGATCGGGATTGAGGGCGACTATGGTCCGTTCAAGGGCGGTGCCACCTATTTTTGGTCCAGTTCGAAGGAAGGGCAGCTTCTGGTCCTGCTGAACGGTGTTTATGAGGTGCAGCGCCAGCGGGTGGAGATCGAGGGGCTGGAACTGAACCTGTCCTATGAGACGCCCCTGCCCGGTCTGACCTTGTCGGGCGGGTATGCTCATCTGAAGGGACGCGCCGACAGCAATAATGACGGCAAGGTCGATGTTCGCCTGGATGGTGCCAACATCTCGCCCGACCGCCTGAACCTCGCCGCCACATACGCGCAGGATAAGATCACGGCGCGGGTGCAGACCCAGACTTATCTCTCGGGCGATGTCGGCAGTGGCAATGTCTTTGCCAGCTTCAAGGGCTACACGGTGGTTGACAGTTCCATCCGCTATGAGCTGCCCATCGGTGGTGTGACCCTGTCGGTGCAGAACCTGCTGGACCGGCAGTTCATCGATTATAACAGCCAGACCCAGCGTCTGACCGATAGCCAGCGTTACTATGCCGGCCGTGGCCGCACCCTGACCGTCGGCTGGGATTACAGCTTCTGA